A window from Bacillota bacterium encodes these proteins:
- a CDS encoding pyridoxal phosphate-dependent aminotransferase → MKQGTPTRPSQLAADIPPFIVMDVMEKAQAIGKEGPPVIHLEVGEPDFDTPPPIKEAAARALAAGHTHYTHSLGLPELREEICAYYRREYGVEITPDRIIVTSGTSPAMLLVFAAILDPGDEVILPDPHYACYPNTIRFAGGTPACVTLREEEGFRYHPQAIRARIGPRTRAILINSPANPTGIVLSPEQLAELADLGILVVSDEIYHGLVYGDQAHSLLEYTDRCVVINGFSKLYAMTGWRLGYAIVPPELVRPVQKLQQNLMICASSVAQHAALAAFGACGPYVREMVRTYDARRRHLVARLREIGFGVAVEPTGAFYVLANARRFSTDSYGFAMELLEQTRVAVAPGIDFGQNAEGYLRFSYANSLDNIEEGLRRLDAYLDGRSRTTGA, encoded by the coding sequence ATGAAGCAGGGAACGCCAACCCGGCCCTCGCAGCTGGCCGCAGACATCCCGCCTTTCATCGTGATGGACGTGATGGAGAAGGCCCAGGCCATAGGGAAAGAGGGCCCTCCCGTCATCCACCTGGAAGTGGGGGAACCGGACTTCGACACCCCGCCCCCCATCAAGGAAGCCGCCGCCCGCGCTCTGGCGGCGGGCCACACCCACTATACCCACAGTCTGGGGCTCCCCGAGCTGCGGGAAGAGATATGCGCTTACTACAGGCGGGAGTACGGGGTGGAGATCACTCCGGACCGCATCATCGTCACCTCCGGGACCTCGCCCGCCATGTTGCTGGTCTTTGCAGCCATCCTGGACCCCGGCGACGAGGTCATCCTCCCCGACCCTCACTACGCGTGCTACCCCAACACCATCCGCTTCGCAGGGGGAACCCCCGCCTGCGTCACCCTCCGCGAGGAGGAGGGATTCCGGTACCATCCCCAGGCCATCCGCGCCCGCATTGGCCCTCGCACCAGGGCCATCCTCATCAACTCCCCGGCCAATCCCACTGGCATCGTGCTCTCGCCGGAGCAGCTTGCTGAGCTGGCAGACCTCGGCATCCTGGTGGTGTCCGACGAGATCTACCACGGTCTGGTCTACGGCGACCAGGCCCACTCGCTGCTCGAATACACCGACCGCTGCGTGGTGATCAACGGCTTTTCCAAGCTGTACGCCATGACCGGATGGCGGCTCGGGTATGCCATCGTCCCTCCCGAGCTGGTGCGTCCGGTGCAGAAGCTGCAGCAGAACCTGATGATATGCGCCTCCTCGGTGGCCCAGCATGCCGCCCTGGCGGCTTTCGGCGCGTGCGGGCCATACGTCCGGGAAATGGTGCGTACCTACGACGCCCGCCGCCGGCACCTGGTGGCGCGCCTGCGGGAAATCGGGTTTGGAGTGGCCGTCGAGCCCACGGGGGCGTTTTACGTCCTGGCCAACGCCCGCAGGTTCTCCACCGACTCCTACGGCTTCGCCATGGAACTGCTCGAGCAAACCCGGGTGGCGGTGGCCCCCGGCATCGACTTTGGCCAGAACGCGGAAGGGTATCTCAGGTTCTCCTACGCCAATTCCCTGGACAACATCGAAGAAGGGCTGCGTCGCCTTGACGCCTATCTGGACGGCCGTTCCCGGACGACCGGGGCCTGA
- a CDS encoding TIGR00725 family protein, translated as MIVAVFGAHQCSAEVYQAARLVGQGIARAGAILVCGGTTGVMEAACRGAKEAGGLTVGILPGDSREQANPYVDIPIVTGLGDARNVIIARSCHAAIAISGGYGTLSEIAFALKFGLPAVGLGTWSLAREGIKVPLVPASSPHDAVEKALAAARGNARRWPPPAVAGGPDSAPASPPGACCLN; from the coding sequence GTGATCGTGGCAGTTTTTGGCGCCCACCAGTGCTCGGCGGAAGTTTACCAGGCGGCCCGCCTGGTGGGGCAGGGTATCGCCCGGGCGGGCGCCATCCTGGTGTGTGGCGGGACCACGGGCGTCATGGAGGCCGCCTGCCGGGGAGCCAAAGAAGCGGGAGGCCTCACCGTGGGCATCCTGCCGGGGGACTCCCGTGAACAGGCCAACCCCTACGTGGACATCCCCATCGTGACGGGGCTGGGCGACGCCCGCAATGTGATCATCGCCCGGTCCTGCCACGCAGCCATCGCCATCTCCGGCGGCTACGGTACCCTGTCGGAAATTGCCTTCGCCCTCAAGTTCGGGCTCCCCGCGGTAGGGCTGGGAACCTGGTCCCTCGCCCGGGAAGGCATCAAGGTGCCTCTGGTGCCGGCGAGCAGCCCCCACGATGCCGTGGAGAAGGCGCTGGCCGCCGCCCGCGGCAACGCGAGGCGCTGGCCGCCGCCCGCGGTAGCAGGAGGCCCTGATTCGGCCCCCGCCAGCCCACCGGGAGCGTGCTGCCTCAACTGA
- a CDS encoding quinate 5-dehydrogenase, translated as MPGADGTARVVSISLGSSTRDHLARAEFLGRQVILERRGTDGDISKAIALVRELDGQVDAFGMGGIDLYLQAGRHRYRIRDAVPIARAARITPMVDGCGLKDTLERRVISYLVEEYGLPLRGKTVLMVSAMDRFGMAEAMVRAGCRLILGDLMFGLGVPVPLHTLRSLDLLARVLAPVIVQLPFRLLYPTGKKQKERRPRFTAYYERAEIIAGDYLFIAHHMPDHLPGKIIITNTVTPADVEALRACGVSLLVTTTPEYDGRSFGTNVMQAVMVALSGRRPEELTARDYEEMLDRLGFRPRIERLN; from the coding sequence ATGCCGGGCGCTGACGGGACCGCACGGGTGGTGTCGATTTCCCTGGGTTCCAGCACCCGGGACCACCTGGCCCGGGCAGAGTTCCTGGGGCGGCAGGTGATCCTGGAACGGCGGGGGACGGATGGCGACATCAGCAAGGCCATCGCCCTGGTGAGGGAGCTGGACGGGCAGGTGGATGCCTTCGGCATGGGCGGCATCGACCTATACCTGCAGGCGGGCAGGCACAGGTATCGCATCCGGGACGCCGTGCCCATCGCGCGGGCGGCCAGAATTACCCCCATGGTGGACGGTTGCGGGCTCAAAGATACCCTGGAGCGGCGCGTCATCAGCTACCTGGTTGAAGAATACGGCCTGCCCCTGCGGGGAAAGACCGTGCTCATGGTTTCGGCCATGGACCGGTTCGGGATGGCCGAAGCAATGGTACGGGCGGGGTGCAGGCTGATCCTGGGTGACCTCATGTTCGGGCTGGGCGTACCTGTTCCCCTGCACACGCTGCGCTCTCTCGATCTTCTGGCCAGGGTGTTGGCTCCCGTCATCGTCCAGTTGCCGTTTCGCCTCTTGTACCCCACGGGAAAGAAACAGAAGGAAAGGCGCCCCCGCTTCACTGCCTATTACGAACGGGCGGAGATCATCGCCGGCGACTACCTCTTCATCGCCCACCACATGCCCGATCACCTGCCGGGCAAAATCATCATCACCAATACCGTCACGCCTGCCGACGTGGAGGCGCTGCGGGCGTGCGGGGTGAGCTTGCTGGTCACCACCACGCCGGAATACGACGGCCGCTCTTTTGGTACCAACGTCATGCAGGCCGTCATGGTGGCCCTGTCGGGACGTCGCCCCGAAGAACTTACCGCCCGGGACTACGAGGAAATGCTCGACCGCCTGGGCTTCCGCCCCCGCATCGAGCGGCTGAACTGA
- a CDS encoding acylphosphatase translates to MGGLGHEGETVRAHAYISGRVQGVFFRAHARELARRSGVAGWVRNLPDGRVEAVFEGPRPAVEACLAWCRQGPPGARVAGVEVDWETPHGEPGFRIR, encoded by the coding sequence ATGGGCGGTTTGGGGCATGAGGGCGAGACGGTACGCGCCCACGCCTACATATCGGGACGGGTGCAGGGCGTGTTCTTCCGCGCCCATGCCCGCGAGCTGGCCCGGCGGTCGGGGGTGGCGGGGTGGGTGAGGAACCTGCCCGACGGCAGGGTGGAGGCTGTGTTCGAGGGCCCGCGGCCGGCAGTTGAGGCCTGCCTGGCATGGTGCCGGCAGGGACCCCCGGGTGCCCGCGTGGCCGGAGTGGAGGTGGACTGGGAGACACCCCACGGCGAGCCTGGTTTCCGCATCCGGTGA
- a CDS encoding methyltransferase domain-containing protein yields MSEEPYRHLQAFFDRAAATWDEKVTVAHAFIRRMLAATGLGRGETVLDVGCGTGVLLPGLGELVGREGRVYALDISPAMLERARVRFPDATYLCAPAEAIPLPDGTCRVVVCYSAFPHFPDQGRAMAEMARVLSPGGRLVIGHAESREAINHFHRGLGGAVADHLLPDHHTMLLLLRHAGLREITLTDGPAGYLLVAIRT; encoded by the coding sequence GTGAGCGAAGAACCGTATCGGCATCTGCAGGCCTTCTTCGACCGGGCGGCGGCCACCTGGGACGAGAAGGTGACGGTCGCCCATGCCTTCATCCGGCGGATGCTGGCCGCCACCGGTCTGGGGCGGGGCGAGACCGTACTGGACGTGGGCTGCGGGACCGGAGTGCTGCTGCCAGGCCTGGGCGAGCTGGTGGGGCGGGAGGGTCGCGTCTACGCCCTGGACATCTCTCCCGCCATGCTGGAGCGGGCGCGGGTCAGGTTCCCTGATGCAACGTATCTTTGTGCCCCGGCGGAGGCCATTCCCCTGCCCGATGGTACCTGCCGGGTGGTGGTCTGCTACTCCGCTTTCCCCCACTTCCCCGACCAGGGCAGGGCCATGGCCGAGATGGCCCGGGTGCTGTCGCCCGGGGGGCGCCTGGTCATCGGGCATGCGGAGAGCCGGGAGGCCATCAACCACTTCCACCGCGGGCTGGGAGGGGCGGTGGCCGATCACCTGCTCCCCGATCACCACACCATGCTCCTCCTGCTCAGGCACGCCGGCCTCCGCGAGATCACCCTCACCGACGGACCCGCGGGATACCTTCTGGTCGCCATCCGGACCTGA